A single Xyrauchen texanus isolate HMW12.3.18 unplaced genomic scaffold, RBS_HiC_50CHRs HiC_scaffold_966, whole genome shotgun sequence DNA region contains:
- the LOC127642860 gene encoding probable serine/threonine-protein kinase ireA, translated as MELIENKDFPERKSLIENRRLEICQELLQGLQELHSYGILHRDLKPENILFDINNKLYIADFGVSRKLDLAQTTLLSQMAGSFSWSSYEDVGGMQYKYKKESDIQVAGCLVNYILTDGQHPYQTTTPYSKDPVGLSQNVRMGNFALQCEERWIRQKDIISRMLSKSIEERPTIEECLQSFTCFEHQSDYTGTTNNFSNVNENEVRQNPYSGLLSPNIR; from the exons ATGGAGCTGATTGAAAACAAGGATTTTCCAGAAAGAAAAAGCCTGATAGAGAATCGAAGACTAGAGATCTGCCAGGAGTTGCTGCAAGGACTTCAGGAACTGCATTCATATGGAATTTTGCACAGAGACCTGAAGcctgaaaatattttgtttg ATATCAACAATAAACTGTACATCGCAGACTTTGGAGTAAGCAGAAAACTGGATCTGGCACAAACCACACTGCTCTCTCAAATGGCTGGATCTTTTTCTTGGTCAAGTTATGAAGATGTTGGAGGCATGCAATACAAGTACAAGAAAGAATCAGATATCCAG gTAGCAGGATGCTTGGTGAATTACATCCTGACGGACGGGCAACACCCCTATCAGACAACTACACCCTACTCCAAGGATCCAGTTGGACTATCTCAAAATGTCAGAATGGGTAACTTCGCTCTTCAATGTGAAGAAAGATGGATAAGACAAAAAGATATTATTAGCAGAATGCTGTCTAAATCGATTGAAGAACGCCCCACCATTGAGGAATGCCTTCAGTCTTTCACAT GTTTCGAACACCAGTCTGATTACACTGGAACCACAAACAACTTTAGcaatgtgaatgaaaatgaagTAA GACAGAACCCATACAGCGGATTGCTGTCCCCAAACATCAGATGA